Proteins from a genomic interval of Sporomusaceae bacterium:
- the secG gene encoding preprotein translocase subunit SecG — MYNALMILDGILSIAIIAVVVMQSSKSAGMSGAIAGGAETIFGGKKKGLDEILSKATMVLGVLFGVVTLALAKMSM, encoded by the coding sequence GTGTATAACGCGCTTATGATTCTCGACGGCATACTGTCCATCGCGATAATCGCCGTCGTAGTGATGCAGTCCAGCAAGAGCGCCGGCATGTCGGGAGCGATCGCCGGCGGCGCCGAGACCATTTTCGGCGGCAAGAAGAAAGGCCTGGACGAAATCCTTTCCAAGGCCACGATGGTGCTTGGCGTTCTTTTCGGCGTCGTTACCCTGGCCCTGGCCAAGATGTCGATGTAG